In a genomic window of Zootoca vivipara chromosome 5, rZooViv1.1, whole genome shotgun sequence:
- the LOC118096387 gene encoding hexokinase HKDC1 isoform X4 has product MRLSDDVLLDLMARFQAEMVKGLARDTNPTATLKMLPTFVRSIPDGTEKGEFLALDLGGSRFRVLKVKVSENGKQNVQMESQFYPTPQEIIHGSGTDLFQYVADCLADFMETKNIKHKKFPLGFTLSFPYIQRKLEEGILICWTKHFKARGVQQTDVVKSLQKALRKHQDIDVDILALVNDTVGTMMTCGYDDQRCEVGVIIGTGTNACYMEEMSNIDLVEGDEGRMCINTEWGAFGDDTSLDDIRTEFDKEIDLGSFNPGKQLFEKMISGLYLGELVRIILLKMTREGLLFNGKLSTALCTKGKIETKHIAAMEKYKEGLSNTKEILTELGLAPSEDDCIAVQHVCTVVSFRSANLCAAALAAILTRLRENKKLTRLRTTVGVDGTLYKIHPQYAKRLHKVVRRLVPNCDVRFLVSESGSGKGAAMVTAVACRLLSQRKQVNEVLGLFKLTKENLIGVKNRMRAELEYGLKKETHPTATVKMLPTYVYGTPDGTENGKFLALDLGGTNFRVLLVKIRSGRSKSVRMYNKIFAIPLEIMQGTGEELFDHIVQCIADFLEYMGIKGARLPLGFTFSFPCRQASIDKGTLVGWTKGFKATDCEGEDVVDMLREAIKRRNEFDLDIVAVVNDTVGTMMTCGYEDPNCEIGLIAGTGSNVCYMEDMRNIEIVEGDEGKMCINTEWGGFGDNGCIDDLRTKYDKEVDEGSLNPGEQRYEKMTSGMYLGEIVRQILIDLTKQGLLFRGQISERLRTRGIFETKFLSQIESDRLVLLQVRRILQQLGLDSTCDDSIIVKEVCGSVSKRAAQLCGAGLAAIVEKIRENRNLEHLKTTVGVDGTLYKLHPHFSRILQETVKELAPQCDVTFMLSEDGSGKGAALITAVAKRVHNVAEN; this is encoded by the exons ATGCGTCTCTCTGATGACGTTCTCCTTGATTTGATGGCCCGTTTCCAGGCAGAGATGGTGAAAGGCCTGGCAAGAGACACCAATCCAACAGCCACACTAAAAATGCTGCCAACGTTTGTGCGGTCCATTCCTGATGGCACAG AAAAGGGTGAATTTCTTGCTTTAGACCTTGGGGGCTCCCGATTCAGAGTCCTAAAGGTCAAAGTGTCTGAAAATGGGAAGCAAAATGTTCAAATGGAGAGTCAATTCTATCCAACACCTCAAGAAATCATCCATGGGAGTGGGACTGAT CTGTTTCAGTATGTAGCTGACTGCCTTGCAGACTTCATGGAGACGAAGAATATAAAGCATAAGAAATTTCCTCTTGGCTTTACCCTATCTTTTCCTTATATACAGAGAAAATTAGAGGAG GGTATACTGATTTGTTGGACAAAGCATTTTAAAGCCAGAGGAGTGCAGCAGACAGATGTGGTGAAATCTCTCCAGAAAGCCCTCAGAAAACACCAG GACATTGATGTAGATATCTTGGCTTTGGTAAATGACACAGTGGGAACAATGATGACCTGTGGATATGATGATCAGCGATGTGAAGTTGGTGTAATTATTG GAACAGGCACAAATGCTTGCTACATGGAGGAAATGAGCAATATTGACTTAGTGGAAGGTGATGAAGGAAGGATGTGCATTAATACCGAATGGGGAGCCTTTGGAGATGACACATCACTGGATGACATCAGGACAGAGTTTGACAAGGAGATTGATTTGGGCTCTTTCAATCCTGGAAAACAATT GTTTGAGAAGATGATTAGCGGTTTGTATTTAGGAGAACTTGTAAGAATTATCCTTCTGAAAATGACAAGGGAAGGTTTGCTTTTCAACGGGAAGTTGTCAACAGCTCTCTGCACCAAGGGCAAGATTGAGACAAAACACATTGCTGCCATGGAAAA GTACAAAGAAGGCCTGAGTAATACTAAAGAAATTCTGACGGAACTGGGCCTGGCTCCATCGGAGGATGACTGCATTGCCGTTCAGCACGTCTGCACTGTTGTTTCATTTCGCTCAGCAAATCTCTGTGCTGCAGCTTTGGCAGCGATACTCACACGCCTCCGAGAAAATAAAAAGTTGACAAGGCTCCGAACGACAGTGGGAGTTGATGGGACGCTGTATAAGATACACCCTCA GTATGCTAAGCGTCTCCATAAAGTGGTCAGAAGGCTGGTGCCCAACTGTGACGTTCGATTTCTGGTGTCTGAGAGTGGCAGTGGGAAGGGGGCTGCGATGGTAACTGCTGTTGCGTGCAGACTCTTATCTCAGCGCAAACAGGTCAACGAGGTCTTGGGCCTCTTCAAATTAACCAAAGAGAACCTCATAGGTGTGAAAAACAGAATGAGGGCAGAACTGGAGTATGGCCTGAAGAAAGAAACACATCCTACAGCCACTGTGAAAATGCTGCCCACATATGTTTATGGAACACCAGATGGAACAG AAAATGGAAAATTTCTGGCCCTTGATCTTGGGGGAACAAATTTCAGAGTTTTGCTTGtaaaaatcagaagtggaagaagCAAATCAGTCCGAATGTACAATAAAATCTTTGCCATTCCTTTGGAAATTATGCAAGGAACAGGTGAAGAG cTGTTTGATCACATTGTCCAGTGCATTGCAGACTTTTTGGAGTACATGGGCATTAAGGGTGCCCGACTTCCTCTTGGCTTTACTTTTTCCTTCCCCTGCAGACAAGCAAGCATTGATAAG GGAACTCTTGTTGGGTGGACAAAAGGGTTCAAGGCAACAGACTGTGAAGGAGAGGATGTTGTTGATATGCTCAGGGAAGCTATCAAACGAAGGAAT gaATTTGATCTGGATATTGTAGCAGTGGTAAATGATACCGTTGGGACAATGATGACATGTGGCTATGAAGACCCAAATTGTGAAATCGGCCTCATTGCAG ggaCAGGCAGTAATGTTTGCTACATGGAAGACATGCGTAATATAGAAATTGTAGAAGGAGATGAGGGCAAAATGTGCATCAATACAGAATGGGGAGGATTTGGCGACAATGGCTGCATAGATGATCTCAGGACAAAATATGACAAAGAAGTGGATGAGGGGTCATTGAATCCTGGGGAACAGAG GTATGAGAAAATGACCAGTGGAATGTATCTGGGTGAAATAGTGAGACAGATCTTGATAGACTTGACCAAGCAAGGACTTCTCTTCCGTGGTCAGATTTCAGAGCGGCTGAGAACAAGAGGAATATTTGAAACCAAATTTCTGTCCCAGATTGAAAG TGACCGGCTTGTCCTACTTCAAGTAAGAAGAATCTTGCAGCAGCTTGGGCTTGACAGCACTTGTGATGACAGTATCATTGTAAAGGAAGTTTGTGGCTCCGTTTCCAAGAGAGCAGCCCAGCTGTGTGGGGCCGGGCTGGCCGCTATAGTGGAGAAGATACGGGAAAACAGAAACCTCGAGCACCTAAAAACCACTGTAGGTGTGGATGGGACCTTATACAAACTACACCCACA CTTTTCTAGAATCTTGCAAGAAACGGTAAAAGAACTGGCGCCTCAATGTGATGTGACATTCATGCTGTCTGAAGATGGGAGTGGAAAGGGAGCTGCCTTAATTACTGCCGTTGCAAAACGAGTGCATAATGTTGCTGAAAATTAA
- the LOC118096387 gene encoding hexokinase HKDC1 isoform X2 has protein sequence MFLRPFLGSPSPLPCLSVDRYLYHMRLSDDVLLDLMARFQAEMVKGLARDTNPTATLKMLPTFVRSIPDGTEKGEFLALDLGGSRFRVLKVKVSENGKQNVQMESQFYPTPQEIIHGSGTDLFQYVADCLADFMETKNIKHKKFPLGFTLSFPYIQRKLEEGILICWTKHFKARGVQQTDVVKSLQKALRKHQDIDVDILALVNDTVGTMMTCGYDDQRCEVGVIIGTGTNACYMEEMSNIDLVEGDEGRMCINTEWGAFGDDTSLDDIRTEFDKEIDLGSFNPGKQLFEKMISGLYLGELVRIILLKMTREGLLFNGKLSTALCTKGKIETKHIAAMEKYKEGLSNTKEILTELGLAPSEDDCIAVQHVCTVVSFRSANLCAAALAAILTRLRENKKLTRLRTTVGVDGTLYKIHPQYAKRLHKVVRRLVPNCDVRFLVSESGSGKGAAMVTAVACRLLSQRKQVNEVLGLFKLTKENLIGVKNRMRAELEYGLKKETHPTATVKMLPTYVYGTPDGTENGKFLALDLGGTNFRVLLVKIRSGRSKSVRMYNKIFAIPLEIMQGTGEELFDHIVQCIADFLEYMGIKGARLPLGFTFSFPCRQASIDKGTLVGWTKGFKATDCEGEDVVDMLREAIKRRNEFDLDIVAVVNDTVGTMMTCGYEDPNCEIGLIAGTGSNVCYMEDMRNIEIVEGDEGKMCINTEWGGFGDNGCIDDLRTKYDKEVDEGSLNPGEQRYEKMTSGMYLGEIVRQILIDLTKQGLLFRGQISERLRTRGIFETKFLSQIESDRLVLLQVRRILQQLGLDSTCDDSIIVKEVCGSVSKRAAQLCGAGLAAIVEKIRENRNLEHLKTTVGVDGTLYKLHPHFSRILQETVKELAPQCDVTFMLSEDGSGKGAALITAVAKRVHNVAEN, from the exons ATGTTTCTAAGACCGTTCCTTGgatctccctccccactgccaTGCCTCTCA GTTGATCGGTACTTGTACCACATGCGTCTCTCTGATGACGTTCTCCTTGATTTGATGGCCCGTTTCCAGGCAGAGATGGTGAAAGGCCTGGCAAGAGACACCAATCCAACAGCCACACTAAAAATGCTGCCAACGTTTGTGCGGTCCATTCCTGATGGCACAG AAAAGGGTGAATTTCTTGCTTTAGACCTTGGGGGCTCCCGATTCAGAGTCCTAAAGGTCAAAGTGTCTGAAAATGGGAAGCAAAATGTTCAAATGGAGAGTCAATTCTATCCAACACCTCAAGAAATCATCCATGGGAGTGGGACTGAT CTGTTTCAGTATGTAGCTGACTGCCTTGCAGACTTCATGGAGACGAAGAATATAAAGCATAAGAAATTTCCTCTTGGCTTTACCCTATCTTTTCCTTATATACAGAGAAAATTAGAGGAG GGTATACTGATTTGTTGGACAAAGCATTTTAAAGCCAGAGGAGTGCAGCAGACAGATGTGGTGAAATCTCTCCAGAAAGCCCTCAGAAAACACCAG GACATTGATGTAGATATCTTGGCTTTGGTAAATGACACAGTGGGAACAATGATGACCTGTGGATATGATGATCAGCGATGTGAAGTTGGTGTAATTATTG GAACAGGCACAAATGCTTGCTACATGGAGGAAATGAGCAATATTGACTTAGTGGAAGGTGATGAAGGAAGGATGTGCATTAATACCGAATGGGGAGCCTTTGGAGATGACACATCACTGGATGACATCAGGACAGAGTTTGACAAGGAGATTGATTTGGGCTCTTTCAATCCTGGAAAACAATT GTTTGAGAAGATGATTAGCGGTTTGTATTTAGGAGAACTTGTAAGAATTATCCTTCTGAAAATGACAAGGGAAGGTTTGCTTTTCAACGGGAAGTTGTCAACAGCTCTCTGCACCAAGGGCAAGATTGAGACAAAACACATTGCTGCCATGGAAAA GTACAAAGAAGGCCTGAGTAATACTAAAGAAATTCTGACGGAACTGGGCCTGGCTCCATCGGAGGATGACTGCATTGCCGTTCAGCACGTCTGCACTGTTGTTTCATTTCGCTCAGCAAATCTCTGTGCTGCAGCTTTGGCAGCGATACTCACACGCCTCCGAGAAAATAAAAAGTTGACAAGGCTCCGAACGACAGTGGGAGTTGATGGGACGCTGTATAAGATACACCCTCA GTATGCTAAGCGTCTCCATAAAGTGGTCAGAAGGCTGGTGCCCAACTGTGACGTTCGATTTCTGGTGTCTGAGAGTGGCAGTGGGAAGGGGGCTGCGATGGTAACTGCTGTTGCGTGCAGACTCTTATCTCAGCGCAAACAGGTCAACGAGGTCTTGGGCCTCTTCAAATTAACCAAAGAGAACCTCATAGGTGTGAAAAACAGAATGAGGGCAGAACTGGAGTATGGCCTGAAGAAAGAAACACATCCTACAGCCACTGTGAAAATGCTGCCCACATATGTTTATGGAACACCAGATGGAACAG AAAATGGAAAATTTCTGGCCCTTGATCTTGGGGGAACAAATTTCAGAGTTTTGCTTGtaaaaatcagaagtggaagaagCAAATCAGTCCGAATGTACAATAAAATCTTTGCCATTCCTTTGGAAATTATGCAAGGAACAGGTGAAGAG cTGTTTGATCACATTGTCCAGTGCATTGCAGACTTTTTGGAGTACATGGGCATTAAGGGTGCCCGACTTCCTCTTGGCTTTACTTTTTCCTTCCCCTGCAGACAAGCAAGCATTGATAAG GGAACTCTTGTTGGGTGGACAAAAGGGTTCAAGGCAACAGACTGTGAAGGAGAGGATGTTGTTGATATGCTCAGGGAAGCTATCAAACGAAGGAAT gaATTTGATCTGGATATTGTAGCAGTGGTAAATGATACCGTTGGGACAATGATGACATGTGGCTATGAAGACCCAAATTGTGAAATCGGCCTCATTGCAG ggaCAGGCAGTAATGTTTGCTACATGGAAGACATGCGTAATATAGAAATTGTAGAAGGAGATGAGGGCAAAATGTGCATCAATACAGAATGGGGAGGATTTGGCGACAATGGCTGCATAGATGATCTCAGGACAAAATATGACAAAGAAGTGGATGAGGGGTCATTGAATCCTGGGGAACAGAG GTATGAGAAAATGACCAGTGGAATGTATCTGGGTGAAATAGTGAGACAGATCTTGATAGACTTGACCAAGCAAGGACTTCTCTTCCGTGGTCAGATTTCAGAGCGGCTGAGAACAAGAGGAATATTTGAAACCAAATTTCTGTCCCAGATTGAAAG TGACCGGCTTGTCCTACTTCAAGTAAGAAGAATCTTGCAGCAGCTTGGGCTTGACAGCACTTGTGATGACAGTATCATTGTAAAGGAAGTTTGTGGCTCCGTTTCCAAGAGAGCAGCCCAGCTGTGTGGGGCCGGGCTGGCCGCTATAGTGGAGAAGATACGGGAAAACAGAAACCTCGAGCACCTAAAAACCACTGTAGGTGTGGATGGGACCTTATACAAACTACACCCACA CTTTTCTAGAATCTTGCAAGAAACGGTAAAAGAACTGGCGCCTCAATGTGATGTGACATTCATGCTGTCTGAAGATGGGAGTGGAAAGGGAGCTGCCTTAATTACTGCCGTTGCAAAACGAGTGCATAATGTTGCTGAAAATTAA
- the LOC118096387 gene encoding hexokinase HKDC1 isoform X1 produces the protein MFAVHLVSFYFTKLKEDQIKKVDRYLYHMRLSDDVLLDLMARFQAEMVKGLARDTNPTATLKMLPTFVRSIPDGTEKGEFLALDLGGSRFRVLKVKVSENGKQNVQMESQFYPTPQEIIHGSGTDLFQYVADCLADFMETKNIKHKKFPLGFTLSFPYIQRKLEEGILICWTKHFKARGVQQTDVVKSLQKALRKHQDIDVDILALVNDTVGTMMTCGYDDQRCEVGVIIGTGTNACYMEEMSNIDLVEGDEGRMCINTEWGAFGDDTSLDDIRTEFDKEIDLGSFNPGKQLFEKMISGLYLGELVRIILLKMTREGLLFNGKLSTALCTKGKIETKHIAAMEKYKEGLSNTKEILTELGLAPSEDDCIAVQHVCTVVSFRSANLCAAALAAILTRLRENKKLTRLRTTVGVDGTLYKIHPQYAKRLHKVVRRLVPNCDVRFLVSESGSGKGAAMVTAVACRLLSQRKQVNEVLGLFKLTKENLIGVKNRMRAELEYGLKKETHPTATVKMLPTYVYGTPDGTENGKFLALDLGGTNFRVLLVKIRSGRSKSVRMYNKIFAIPLEIMQGTGEELFDHIVQCIADFLEYMGIKGARLPLGFTFSFPCRQASIDKGTLVGWTKGFKATDCEGEDVVDMLREAIKRRNEFDLDIVAVVNDTVGTMMTCGYEDPNCEIGLIAGTGSNVCYMEDMRNIEIVEGDEGKMCINTEWGGFGDNGCIDDLRTKYDKEVDEGSLNPGEQRYEKMTSGMYLGEIVRQILIDLTKQGLLFRGQISERLRTRGIFETKFLSQIESDRLVLLQVRRILQQLGLDSTCDDSIIVKEVCGSVSKRAAQLCGAGLAAIVEKIRENRNLEHLKTTVGVDGTLYKLHPHFSRILQETVKELAPQCDVTFMLSEDGSGKGAALITAVAKRVHNVAEN, from the exons ATGTTTGCTGTACACTTAGTGTCGTTTTATTTCACAAAACTAAAAGAGGACCAGATCAAAAAG GTTGATCGGTACTTGTACCACATGCGTCTCTCTGATGACGTTCTCCTTGATTTGATGGCCCGTTTCCAGGCAGAGATGGTGAAAGGCCTGGCAAGAGACACCAATCCAACAGCCACACTAAAAATGCTGCCAACGTTTGTGCGGTCCATTCCTGATGGCACAG AAAAGGGTGAATTTCTTGCTTTAGACCTTGGGGGCTCCCGATTCAGAGTCCTAAAGGTCAAAGTGTCTGAAAATGGGAAGCAAAATGTTCAAATGGAGAGTCAATTCTATCCAACACCTCAAGAAATCATCCATGGGAGTGGGACTGAT CTGTTTCAGTATGTAGCTGACTGCCTTGCAGACTTCATGGAGACGAAGAATATAAAGCATAAGAAATTTCCTCTTGGCTTTACCCTATCTTTTCCTTATATACAGAGAAAATTAGAGGAG GGTATACTGATTTGTTGGACAAAGCATTTTAAAGCCAGAGGAGTGCAGCAGACAGATGTGGTGAAATCTCTCCAGAAAGCCCTCAGAAAACACCAG GACATTGATGTAGATATCTTGGCTTTGGTAAATGACACAGTGGGAACAATGATGACCTGTGGATATGATGATCAGCGATGTGAAGTTGGTGTAATTATTG GAACAGGCACAAATGCTTGCTACATGGAGGAAATGAGCAATATTGACTTAGTGGAAGGTGATGAAGGAAGGATGTGCATTAATACCGAATGGGGAGCCTTTGGAGATGACACATCACTGGATGACATCAGGACAGAGTTTGACAAGGAGATTGATTTGGGCTCTTTCAATCCTGGAAAACAATT GTTTGAGAAGATGATTAGCGGTTTGTATTTAGGAGAACTTGTAAGAATTATCCTTCTGAAAATGACAAGGGAAGGTTTGCTTTTCAACGGGAAGTTGTCAACAGCTCTCTGCACCAAGGGCAAGATTGAGACAAAACACATTGCTGCCATGGAAAA GTACAAAGAAGGCCTGAGTAATACTAAAGAAATTCTGACGGAACTGGGCCTGGCTCCATCGGAGGATGACTGCATTGCCGTTCAGCACGTCTGCACTGTTGTTTCATTTCGCTCAGCAAATCTCTGTGCTGCAGCTTTGGCAGCGATACTCACACGCCTCCGAGAAAATAAAAAGTTGACAAGGCTCCGAACGACAGTGGGAGTTGATGGGACGCTGTATAAGATACACCCTCA GTATGCTAAGCGTCTCCATAAAGTGGTCAGAAGGCTGGTGCCCAACTGTGACGTTCGATTTCTGGTGTCTGAGAGTGGCAGTGGGAAGGGGGCTGCGATGGTAACTGCTGTTGCGTGCAGACTCTTATCTCAGCGCAAACAGGTCAACGAGGTCTTGGGCCTCTTCAAATTAACCAAAGAGAACCTCATAGGTGTGAAAAACAGAATGAGGGCAGAACTGGAGTATGGCCTGAAGAAAGAAACACATCCTACAGCCACTGTGAAAATGCTGCCCACATATGTTTATGGAACACCAGATGGAACAG AAAATGGAAAATTTCTGGCCCTTGATCTTGGGGGAACAAATTTCAGAGTTTTGCTTGtaaaaatcagaagtggaagaagCAAATCAGTCCGAATGTACAATAAAATCTTTGCCATTCCTTTGGAAATTATGCAAGGAACAGGTGAAGAG cTGTTTGATCACATTGTCCAGTGCATTGCAGACTTTTTGGAGTACATGGGCATTAAGGGTGCCCGACTTCCTCTTGGCTTTACTTTTTCCTTCCCCTGCAGACAAGCAAGCATTGATAAG GGAACTCTTGTTGGGTGGACAAAAGGGTTCAAGGCAACAGACTGTGAAGGAGAGGATGTTGTTGATATGCTCAGGGAAGCTATCAAACGAAGGAAT gaATTTGATCTGGATATTGTAGCAGTGGTAAATGATACCGTTGGGACAATGATGACATGTGGCTATGAAGACCCAAATTGTGAAATCGGCCTCATTGCAG ggaCAGGCAGTAATGTTTGCTACATGGAAGACATGCGTAATATAGAAATTGTAGAAGGAGATGAGGGCAAAATGTGCATCAATACAGAATGGGGAGGATTTGGCGACAATGGCTGCATAGATGATCTCAGGACAAAATATGACAAAGAAGTGGATGAGGGGTCATTGAATCCTGGGGAACAGAG GTATGAGAAAATGACCAGTGGAATGTATCTGGGTGAAATAGTGAGACAGATCTTGATAGACTTGACCAAGCAAGGACTTCTCTTCCGTGGTCAGATTTCAGAGCGGCTGAGAACAAGAGGAATATTTGAAACCAAATTTCTGTCCCAGATTGAAAG TGACCGGCTTGTCCTACTTCAAGTAAGAAGAATCTTGCAGCAGCTTGGGCTTGACAGCACTTGTGATGACAGTATCATTGTAAAGGAAGTTTGTGGCTCCGTTTCCAAGAGAGCAGCCCAGCTGTGTGGGGCCGGGCTGGCCGCTATAGTGGAGAAGATACGGGAAAACAGAAACCTCGAGCACCTAAAAACCACTGTAGGTGTGGATGGGACCTTATACAAACTACACCCACA CTTTTCTAGAATCTTGCAAGAAACGGTAAAAGAACTGGCGCCTCAATGTGATGTGACATTCATGCTGTCTGAAGATGGGAGTGGAAAGGGAGCTGCCTTAATTACTGCCGTTGCAAAACGAGTGCATAATGTTGCTGAAAATTAA
- the LOC118096387 gene encoding hexokinase HKDC1 isoform X3: protein MNVDRYLYHMRLSDDVLLDLMARFQAEMVKGLARDTNPTATLKMLPTFVRSIPDGTEKGEFLALDLGGSRFRVLKVKVSENGKQNVQMESQFYPTPQEIIHGSGTDLFQYVADCLADFMETKNIKHKKFPLGFTLSFPYIQRKLEEGILICWTKHFKARGVQQTDVVKSLQKALRKHQDIDVDILALVNDTVGTMMTCGYDDQRCEVGVIIGTGTNACYMEEMSNIDLVEGDEGRMCINTEWGAFGDDTSLDDIRTEFDKEIDLGSFNPGKQLFEKMISGLYLGELVRIILLKMTREGLLFNGKLSTALCTKGKIETKHIAAMEKYKEGLSNTKEILTELGLAPSEDDCIAVQHVCTVVSFRSANLCAAALAAILTRLRENKKLTRLRTTVGVDGTLYKIHPQYAKRLHKVVRRLVPNCDVRFLVSESGSGKGAAMVTAVACRLLSQRKQVNEVLGLFKLTKENLIGVKNRMRAELEYGLKKETHPTATVKMLPTYVYGTPDGTENGKFLALDLGGTNFRVLLVKIRSGRSKSVRMYNKIFAIPLEIMQGTGEELFDHIVQCIADFLEYMGIKGARLPLGFTFSFPCRQASIDKGTLVGWTKGFKATDCEGEDVVDMLREAIKRRNEFDLDIVAVVNDTVGTMMTCGYEDPNCEIGLIAGTGSNVCYMEDMRNIEIVEGDEGKMCINTEWGGFGDNGCIDDLRTKYDKEVDEGSLNPGEQRYEKMTSGMYLGEIVRQILIDLTKQGLLFRGQISERLRTRGIFETKFLSQIESDRLVLLQVRRILQQLGLDSTCDDSIIVKEVCGSVSKRAAQLCGAGLAAIVEKIRENRNLEHLKTTVGVDGTLYKLHPHFSRILQETVKELAPQCDVTFMLSEDGSGKGAALITAVAKRVHNVAEN, encoded by the exons ATGAAT GTTGATCGGTACTTGTACCACATGCGTCTCTCTGATGACGTTCTCCTTGATTTGATGGCCCGTTTCCAGGCAGAGATGGTGAAAGGCCTGGCAAGAGACACCAATCCAACAGCCACACTAAAAATGCTGCCAACGTTTGTGCGGTCCATTCCTGATGGCACAG AAAAGGGTGAATTTCTTGCTTTAGACCTTGGGGGCTCCCGATTCAGAGTCCTAAAGGTCAAAGTGTCTGAAAATGGGAAGCAAAATGTTCAAATGGAGAGTCAATTCTATCCAACACCTCAAGAAATCATCCATGGGAGTGGGACTGAT CTGTTTCAGTATGTAGCTGACTGCCTTGCAGACTTCATGGAGACGAAGAATATAAAGCATAAGAAATTTCCTCTTGGCTTTACCCTATCTTTTCCTTATATACAGAGAAAATTAGAGGAG GGTATACTGATTTGTTGGACAAAGCATTTTAAAGCCAGAGGAGTGCAGCAGACAGATGTGGTGAAATCTCTCCAGAAAGCCCTCAGAAAACACCAG GACATTGATGTAGATATCTTGGCTTTGGTAAATGACACAGTGGGAACAATGATGACCTGTGGATATGATGATCAGCGATGTGAAGTTGGTGTAATTATTG GAACAGGCACAAATGCTTGCTACATGGAGGAAATGAGCAATATTGACTTAGTGGAAGGTGATGAAGGAAGGATGTGCATTAATACCGAATGGGGAGCCTTTGGAGATGACACATCACTGGATGACATCAGGACAGAGTTTGACAAGGAGATTGATTTGGGCTCTTTCAATCCTGGAAAACAATT GTTTGAGAAGATGATTAGCGGTTTGTATTTAGGAGAACTTGTAAGAATTATCCTTCTGAAAATGACAAGGGAAGGTTTGCTTTTCAACGGGAAGTTGTCAACAGCTCTCTGCACCAAGGGCAAGATTGAGACAAAACACATTGCTGCCATGGAAAA GTACAAAGAAGGCCTGAGTAATACTAAAGAAATTCTGACGGAACTGGGCCTGGCTCCATCGGAGGATGACTGCATTGCCGTTCAGCACGTCTGCACTGTTGTTTCATTTCGCTCAGCAAATCTCTGTGCTGCAGCTTTGGCAGCGATACTCACACGCCTCCGAGAAAATAAAAAGTTGACAAGGCTCCGAACGACAGTGGGAGTTGATGGGACGCTGTATAAGATACACCCTCA GTATGCTAAGCGTCTCCATAAAGTGGTCAGAAGGCTGGTGCCCAACTGTGACGTTCGATTTCTGGTGTCTGAGAGTGGCAGTGGGAAGGGGGCTGCGATGGTAACTGCTGTTGCGTGCAGACTCTTATCTCAGCGCAAACAGGTCAACGAGGTCTTGGGCCTCTTCAAATTAACCAAAGAGAACCTCATAGGTGTGAAAAACAGAATGAGGGCAGAACTGGAGTATGGCCTGAAGAAAGAAACACATCCTACAGCCACTGTGAAAATGCTGCCCACATATGTTTATGGAACACCAGATGGAACAG AAAATGGAAAATTTCTGGCCCTTGATCTTGGGGGAACAAATTTCAGAGTTTTGCTTGtaaaaatcagaagtggaagaagCAAATCAGTCCGAATGTACAATAAAATCTTTGCCATTCCTTTGGAAATTATGCAAGGAACAGGTGAAGAG cTGTTTGATCACATTGTCCAGTGCATTGCAGACTTTTTGGAGTACATGGGCATTAAGGGTGCCCGACTTCCTCTTGGCTTTACTTTTTCCTTCCCCTGCAGACAAGCAAGCATTGATAAG GGAACTCTTGTTGGGTGGACAAAAGGGTTCAAGGCAACAGACTGTGAAGGAGAGGATGTTGTTGATATGCTCAGGGAAGCTATCAAACGAAGGAAT gaATTTGATCTGGATATTGTAGCAGTGGTAAATGATACCGTTGGGACAATGATGACATGTGGCTATGAAGACCCAAATTGTGAAATCGGCCTCATTGCAG ggaCAGGCAGTAATGTTTGCTACATGGAAGACATGCGTAATATAGAAATTGTAGAAGGAGATGAGGGCAAAATGTGCATCAATACAGAATGGGGAGGATTTGGCGACAATGGCTGCATAGATGATCTCAGGACAAAATATGACAAAGAAGTGGATGAGGGGTCATTGAATCCTGGGGAACAGAG GTATGAGAAAATGACCAGTGGAATGTATCTGGGTGAAATAGTGAGACAGATCTTGATAGACTTGACCAAGCAAGGACTTCTCTTCCGTGGTCAGATTTCAGAGCGGCTGAGAACAAGAGGAATATTTGAAACCAAATTTCTGTCCCAGATTGAAAG TGACCGGCTTGTCCTACTTCAAGTAAGAAGAATCTTGCAGCAGCTTGGGCTTGACAGCACTTGTGATGACAGTATCATTGTAAAGGAAGTTTGTGGCTCCGTTTCCAAGAGAGCAGCCCAGCTGTGTGGGGCCGGGCTGGCCGCTATAGTGGAGAAGATACGGGAAAACAGAAACCTCGAGCACCTAAAAACCACTGTAGGTGTGGATGGGACCTTATACAAACTACACCCACA CTTTTCTAGAATCTTGCAAGAAACGGTAAAAGAACTGGCGCCTCAATGTGATGTGACATTCATGCTGTCTGAAGATGGGAGTGGAAAGGGAGCTGCCTTAATTACTGCCGTTGCAAAACGAGTGCATAATGTTGCTGAAAATTAA